One stretch of Miscanthus floridulus cultivar M001 chromosome 18, ASM1932011v1, whole genome shotgun sequence DNA includes these proteins:
- the LOC136521469 gene encoding large ribosomal subunit protein uL23-like gives MAPKAAPAKKADAKAQALKVAKAVKSGADKKKTKKIRTSVTFHRPKTLKKARDPKYPRISTTGRNKLDQYQILKYPLTTESAMKKIEDNNTLVFIVDLKADKKKIKAAVKKMYDIQAKKVNTLIRPDGKKKAYVKLTPDYDALDVANKIGII, from the exons CCGCTCCTGCCAAGAAGGCTGATGCCAAGGCCCAGGCCTTGAAGGTTGCCAAGGCTGTGAAGTCTGGGGCAGACAAGAAGAAGACCAAGAAGATCCGCACGTCCGTGACATTTCACCGCCCCAAGACCCTGAAGAAGGCCAGGGACCCGAAGTACCCAAGAATCAGCACCACTGGAAGAAACAAGCTTGATCAGTACCAAATCCTCAAGTACCCCCTCACCACAGAATCAGCAATGAAGAAGATTGAAGATAACAACACTCTGGTCTTCATCGTCGACCTCAAGGCagacaagaagaagatcaaggccgcTGTCAAGAAGATGTATGACATTCAGGCAAAGAAGGTCAACACCCTGATCAG GCCTGATGGGAAGAAGAAGGCTTATGTGAAGCTGACGCCTGACTATGATGCTCTTGATGTGGCCAACAAAATCGGCATCATCTAA